A single genomic interval of Stieleria maiorica harbors:
- the rpiB gene encoding ribose 5-phosphate isomerase B → MTDPNQPGNRLRVAIGGDHAGYPLKQVVSQQLAADPFATLVGDIIDCGTDSTARCDYPDFAVAVSREIILGNADRGIVVCGSGVGVSVAANKIPGIRAAICHDTYSAHQGVEHDDMNVLCIGGRIIGSELALEIVRAFLGARYTPGERHQRRLDKVMEIEAQGRDALGL, encoded by the coding sequence ATGACCGATCCCAACCAACCCGGCAATCGACTACGCGTCGCCATCGGCGGTGACCACGCCGGATACCCGCTCAAACAGGTGGTTTCCCAGCAACTGGCCGCCGATCCCTTTGCGACCCTGGTCGGTGACATCATCGACTGCGGCACCGACAGCACGGCGCGCTGTGATTACCCGGATTTTGCCGTCGCGGTGTCCCGCGAGATCATTCTGGGCAACGCGGATCGTGGGATCGTGGTCTGTGGCAGCGGGGTCGGGGTGAGCGTCGCGGCGAACAAGATCCCGGGGATTCGCGCCGCGATCTGTCATGACACCTATTCGGCCCATCAAGGCGTCGAGCACGATGATATGAACGTGCTGTGTATCGGCGGGCGGATCATCGGCAGCGAGTTGGCGTTGGAAATCGTTCGCGCGTTTCTGGGGGCTCGCTACACGCCTGGTGAGCGGCACCAGCGGCGGTTGGACAAGGTGATGGAAATCGAGGCCCAAGGTCGCGACGCGTTGGGGTTGTAA
- a CDS encoding chorismate synthase, with translation MEILGGPYFGVAGAGESHGPAVTTIVFGCPAGLMIRRDQIQPFLDRRRPGGNKYGTPRNEKDKVVFLAGLYQTDHEALLGGDETGGSKISVEVDGARFESEGYEAGYTTGEPIAAMVLSTSKKSGDYTQFVGPKGQVRPGHTDLVKYHKSRGFVDVRGGGRSSYRVTISDVVGGSIARLFLQQTFGTVLLSSIDQVGPLKATRSLAERCQEFLAQQDSVAIDAGTVAALQQEIDTAVIPSIDGDFATEAAELIKQTRKAGDSLGAGIEVVALNVPPLLGDPLYQSLKVRIMGALGGLNAVQSCEVGSGAAVIERVGSENNDPIRSGGYVSNTHGGLIGGITTGMPLVFRVGFKPTSTINKPQLSVTKDLTEIDFQLEKGRHDPCVGVRAGVTLESRVAIELMNAALSQKAQSLGDGLPRLFE, from the coding sequence ATGGAAATTCTTGGCGGACCCTACTTCGGCGTCGCGGGCGCGGGGGAATCCCATGGCCCGGCGGTGACGACCATCGTCTTCGGATGTCCGGCCGGACTGATGATCCGGCGCGACCAGATCCAGCCGTTCCTGGATCGGCGCCGCCCGGGTGGCAACAAGTACGGCACGCCTCGAAACGAAAAGGACAAGGTGGTTTTCCTCGCCGGCCTGTATCAGACCGACCACGAGGCGTTGCTGGGTGGTGATGAAACCGGTGGGTCGAAGATCAGCGTCGAAGTCGACGGCGCGCGGTTTGAATCCGAAGGTTACGAGGCGGGCTACACCACCGGCGAACCGATCGCCGCGATGGTGTTGTCGACCAGCAAAAAGTCGGGCGACTACACCCAGTTCGTCGGGCCCAAGGGACAGGTTCGGCCCGGTCACACCGATTTGGTCAAGTACCACAAATCGCGTGGTTTCGTCGATGTTCGCGGCGGGGGCCGCAGCAGTTATCGCGTCACGATCAGCGATGTCGTCGGCGGCAGCATCGCGCGTTTGTTTCTGCAGCAGACCTTCGGCACCGTTCTGCTTTCGTCGATCGACCAGGTCGGACCACTTAAAGCGACGCGTTCGCTGGCCGAACGCTGCCAGGAGTTTTTGGCCCAGCAGGATTCGGTCGCCATCGATGCGGGCACCGTCGCCGCGTTACAGCAGGAAATCGACACCGCCGTTATCCCTTCCATCGACGGCGACTTCGCGACCGAAGCGGCCGAGTTGATTAAGCAGACCCGCAAGGCCGGCGATTCACTCGGCGCGGGCATCGAGGTGGTGGCGTTGAACGTCCCGCCGCTGCTAGGGGATCCGCTGTACCAGAGTTTGAAGGTGCGGATCATGGGGGCACTCGGCGGACTCAATGCCGTTCAGTCCTGTGAAGTCGGCTCCGGGGCGGCGGTGATCGAGCGGGTGGGCAGCGAAAACAACGATCCGATTCGCAGCGGCGGGTACGTCTCCAACACGCATGGCGGGTTGATCGGCGGTATCACGACTGGCATGCCGCTGGTGTTTCGCGTCGGATTCAAACCGACCTCCACGATCAACAAGCCGCAGTTGTCGGTCACCAAGGACCTGACGGAGATCGATTTTCAGCTCGAAAAAGGCCGCCACGATCCCTGCGTCGGCGTCCGCGCCGGCGTGACGCTGGAATCTCGCGTCGCGATCGAGTTGATGAATGCGGCGCTCAGCCAGAAGGCGCAGAGTCTGGGCGACGGATTGCCGAGGTTGTTCGAGTGA
- a CDS encoding zinc ribbon domain-containing protein has translation MKIKCPGCASLLQIPDSAAGKVVKCKCGKQLRAPAATGAAPKAAAAGATGQSRPAAARPAAQSRPLAAPAPAATAGLFDELTDTDLAPVKAVQVPGAKKAVKPPSANAAKLLNEAISGSDRRGEAMLMKTEAPQPPFLIFIGLINALGAIFYGGLLVLVLGFVDAEMLEEMSGAMGDVVGVVYYIIVGMLGLMAALSLATSICCFIRGKVSWYVVLLSYGWALAFRIFEIIDQATSDDVDFNIIKGVGSLLIGAGIWAWLHGESVRAYYGTEEEPIWRIAVVDSTGFLVAGALGAAALLLG, from the coding sequence ATGAAGATCAAGTGCCCCGGATGTGCGTCGCTCCTTCAAATCCCCGACTCCGCAGCCGGCAAGGTGGTCAAGTGTAAGTGCGGGAAACAGTTGCGGGCACCTGCGGCGACAGGTGCAGCGCCGAAAGCAGCCGCCGCGGGCGCGACGGGGCAATCCAGACCGGCCGCCGCGCGTCCGGCGGCCCAGTCTCGACCGCTCGCCGCCCCCGCTCCGGCGGCCACCGCGGGCCTGTTTGACGAATTGACGGACACCGATTTGGCGCCGGTCAAAGCGGTGCAAGTCCCCGGGGCAAAGAAGGCGGTCAAACCGCCCAGTGCCAACGCCGCCAAATTGCTCAACGAAGCGATCTCCGGCAGTGACCGGCGTGGCGAAGCGATGCTCATGAAGACCGAAGCCCCCCAGCCGCCCTTCTTGATCTTCATCGGCCTGATCAACGCTCTCGGGGCGATCTTCTACGGCGGTTTGCTGGTGTTGGTCCTGGGCTTTGTCGATGCCGAGATGCTGGAGGAAATGAGCGGCGCGATGGGCGATGTCGTGGGCGTCGTCTACTACATCATTGTCGGGATGCTGGGGTTGATGGCGGCCTTGTCGCTGGCGACCAGTATCTGTTGCTTCATCCGTGGCAAAGTCAGTTGGTACGTCGTTTTGCTCAGCTATGGCTGGGCGCTGGCGTTTCGCATTTTCGAGATCATCGATCAGGCGACGTCGGATGACGTTGATTTCAACATCATCAAGGGCGTGGGCAGCTTGTTGATCGGTGCCGGTATTTGGGCCTGGCTGCACGGGGAGAGCGTTCGGGCTTACTACGGAACCGAAGAGGAGCCGATCTGGCGGATCGCAGTCGTCGATTCGACCGGGTTCCTGGTCGCCGGAGCCCTCGGCGCCGCCGCACTGCTGCTGGGGTAG
- a CDS encoding dihydroorotate dehydrogenase electron transfer subunit, whose translation MSALHTSPLHADFYADRMVQHETVLEQNERIAEATYRLRVSAPAIASIAVPGQFVMIRLAGVDAPLIGRALAIWDVLPDQDGKPTYIDLIYLKKGTFTTACAESPLGTKVSLWGPLGNGFNARACDRLIMAVGGIGQTPMLLLGREAIGSQSFGRANGWAKQVELIYGARRESLLAGVPEFREAEFDVRLCTDDGSAGQQALVPDVLAARLDELSDPASIRVVTCGPEIMMEKVAEVCRERGVDCQVSMETPMACGIGICFSCVAKVKQDDGGWDYKRTCVEGPIFDADKIVW comes from the coding sequence ATGTCCGCACTGCACACCTCCCCTCTGCACGCCGATTTTTACGCCGACCGGATGGTCCAACACGAAACGGTGCTGGAGCAAAATGAACGGATCGCCGAGGCGACGTATCGGTTGCGTGTCTCCGCGCCGGCGATCGCCTCGATCGCCGTTCCCGGCCAATTCGTGATGATCCGTCTGGCCGGTGTCGACGCCCCGCTGATCGGACGCGCGCTGGCGATCTGGGACGTGTTGCCCGACCAGGACGGCAAGCCGACCTACATCGATCTGATCTATCTGAAGAAAGGCACCTTCACGACGGCCTGTGCCGAAAGCCCGCTGGGAACCAAAGTCAGCTTGTGGGGGCCGCTGGGCAATGGATTCAACGCGCGAGCGTGCGACCGATTGATCATGGCGGTCGGCGGGATCGGCCAAACGCCGATGCTGCTGTTGGGCCGTGAAGCGATCGGCAGCCAGTCCTTCGGCCGCGCCAATGGCTGGGCCAAGCAGGTGGAATTGATCTACGGCGCCCGCCGCGAATCGCTGCTGGCCGGCGTGCCGGAATTTCGCGAGGCCGAATTCGATGTCCGGCTTTGCACCGATGATGGTTCGGCAGGCCAGCAAGCGTTGGTGCCCGACGTGCTAGCCGCGCGGCTGGACGAACTGTCCGATCCCGCCTCGATCCGAGTCGTCACGTGCGGACCGGAGATCATGATGGAAAAGGTCGCGGAGGTCTGTCGGGAGCGAGGCGTTGATTGCCAGGTCTCGATGGAAACCCCGATGGCCTGCGGCATCGGCATCTGTTTTTCCTGCGTCGCCAAAGTCAAGCAGGACGACGGCGGCTGGGATTACAAACGCACCTGCGTCGAAGGCCCGATTTTTGACGCCGACAAGATCGTCTGGTGA
- a CDS encoding alpha/beta hydrolase family protein codes for MTRLLAGSLAFLIVAISGATSSAQTEKLKTLNDHFPFSVPQSVQAWDERSESLRRRVLVATGLWPMPDKTPLSPVLHGNVHRDGFTVEKVYFQSLPGHYVTGMLFRPAADNSLGLVDGKRPAVLSPHGHGGRTMRLSDAELAKQLESGGEIFENSGRYPKLARCAHLARMGCVTLIFDMLGYADSQQIDYQTAHRHANPRPEEADRQAPCLFGIDADLNLQSVMGLQTWNAIRALDFLAELPDVDPERLGVTGGSGGGTQTILLGAIDPRIKVGFPNGMVSTSMQGGCYCENCNYLRIGTGNVELAALFAPKPQGMTAANDWTKAMLDDGYPELQELYAMLGAPENVMCGDVLRFPHNYNYVTRSMMYPWMAKHLGLPDDVPLVETDFQPLTEADMKVWNDEHPAPTDVGIPHERKVLAWWKDQSDRKLDALIPDRSAEGEAANQQLAEYRRVVGGAWNVIFDRSLPAAQALHVTELDSGTDSEVTRYRIEHRDWKTVVDFDVISGSSPNANGHVVAPVTFARNAAQQDASQRDAIAKSVAAKGTAGATVVVYLAPSIGRVKDSMESEHQQPLIADDRSYSGLTFGYNRPLAVKRFEQLLCVLAHLHHAEPEGALSIVADESSCISSAAAAVVAGDAVDRLDLESRGFRISRVSDYSDQHFVPGAAKYFDLPGLLSLRAPAALKIRGETDHAMELVKKVYAASGAGDRLMLE; via the coding sequence ATGACGCGTCTGCTCGCTGGTTCCCTCGCGTTCTTGATCGTTGCCATCTCCGGGGCAACGTCCTCGGCCCAAACCGAGAAACTTAAAACACTCAACGATCACTTCCCGTTCTCCGTTCCCCAGAGCGTCCAGGCTTGGGACGAGCGATCCGAATCACTGCGTCGTCGCGTGTTGGTCGCCACCGGGCTATGGCCGATGCCGGACAAAACACCGCTGTCGCCGGTGCTGCACGGCAATGTCCATCGCGACGGGTTTACCGTGGAAAAGGTCTACTTCCAGTCGCTGCCGGGCCACTATGTCACCGGAATGTTGTTCCGCCCCGCCGCCGATAATTCCCTTGGCCTGGTCGACGGCAAGCGTCCCGCCGTGCTGTCGCCCCACGGTCACGGCGGCCGGACGATGCGGCTGAGCGACGCCGAACTGGCCAAACAACTCGAATCCGGTGGCGAGATTTTTGAGAACTCCGGACGCTACCCCAAGCTTGCTCGCTGTGCCCACCTGGCGCGGATGGGGTGCGTCACATTGATCTTTGACATGCTCGGCTACGCGGACTCACAACAGATCGATTATCAAACCGCCCATCGTCATGCCAATCCGCGGCCGGAAGAGGCAGATCGCCAGGCCCCTTGTCTGTTCGGCATCGACGCGGATCTGAATCTGCAATCGGTCATGGGATTGCAAACATGGAACGCGATCCGGGCACTCGATTTCTTGGCCGAGCTGCCCGACGTCGACCCGGAGCGTTTGGGCGTGACCGGCGGCAGCGGCGGAGGAACTCAAACGATCTTGTTGGGCGCCATCGATCCGCGGATCAAGGTCGGGTTTCCCAACGGGATGGTGTCGACGTCGATGCAAGGCGGGTGTTACTGCGAGAACTGTAACTACCTGCGGATCGGGACCGGCAACGTCGAACTGGCGGCGCTGTTCGCGCCCAAGCCCCAAGGCATGACGGCGGCCAACGACTGGACCAAGGCGATGTTGGATGACGGTTATCCCGAGTTGCAAGAACTGTATGCCATGTTGGGCGCACCGGAAAACGTGATGTGCGGTGACGTGCTGAGGTTTCCGCACAATTACAACTACGTCACCCGTTCGATGATGTATCCCTGGATGGCCAAGCACCTGGGGTTGCCCGACGATGTGCCGTTGGTCGAAACGGATTTCCAGCCGCTGACCGAAGCCGACATGAAGGTTTGGAACGACGAACATCCCGCACCGACCGATGTCGGGATTCCACATGAACGCAAGGTGCTGGCGTGGTGGAAGGATCAAAGTGACCGAAAGCTCGACGCGTTGATCCCCGATCGATCGGCCGAAGGAGAGGCTGCAAATCAGCAACTGGCCGAGTATCGTCGCGTGGTCGGCGGGGCTTGGAACGTGATCTTTGATCGGTCCCTGCCGGCGGCCCAAGCGTTGCACGTCACCGAATTGGATTCAGGCACCGACTCTGAAGTCACCCGCTATCGCATCGAGCATCGCGACTGGAAGACCGTGGTCGACTTCGATGTGATTTCTGGATCGTCCCCAAACGCGAATGGTCACGTGGTGGCGCCCGTGACGTTCGCTCGCAATGCGGCACAGCAGGATGCATCACAGCGAGATGCAATCGCAAAATCGGTTGCCGCCAAGGGGACCGCTGGCGCGACGGTGGTCGTTTACCTGGCCCCGTCGATCGGACGCGTCAAAGACTCGATGGAAAGTGAACACCAGCAACCCTTGATCGCCGATGATCGCAGCTACTCTGGTCTGACGTTCGGCTACAACCGACCGCTCGCCGTCAAGCGATTCGAGCAATTGTTGTGCGTGTTGGCGCACCTGCATCACGCCGAGCCCGAAGGGGCGTTGTCGATTGTTGCCGATGAATCGAGCTGCATCAGCAGCGCCGCCGCTGCGGTGGTCGCCGGCGATGCGGTCGACCGACTTGATCTGGAAAGCCGCGGGTTTCGCATCAGCCGCGTTTCTGATTACAGCGACCAGCACTTTGTGCCCGGCGCGGCCAAGTACTTTGATCTGCCAGGGTTGTTGTCACTGCGGGCACCGGCCGCGCTGAAGATCCGGGGCGAAACGGATCACGCGATGGAGCTGGTCAAAAAAGTCTACGCAGCTTCCGGGGCGGGAGACCGTTTAATGTTGGAGTGA
- a CDS encoding GHMP family kinase ATP-binding protein — protein METPKQIRIETGARLHFGLLDTAPPFGGLGAMIDQPATIVELSPADQWNVRRGDAQRIGRIAERFSRFIGQATLPAVAVDVINAAPPHRGFGSGTQLSLAIADGLRQFTGLAMSHETLAVQIADRGKRSAVGVHGFFGGGMIFETGDDDGGALNPIRQRIELPPSWRLVTLSPSNMTQTVHGKQESDHFAKLQSGSSEDSDHCHRELLRGLINDDILPAARAGNFTDFARAIESYNYTSGMMFAATQGGPYNGRWVTELVASLQSAGAIGVGQSSWGPGVFVWCEDESAAARLADQFADPSIDIQIARIKDSGRTVVRG, from the coding sequence ATGGAAACGCCGAAACAGATTCGAATCGAAACCGGAGCGCGATTGCATTTCGGATTGCTGGACACCGCGCCGCCGTTCGGCGGGCTCGGTGCGATGATCGATCAACCGGCGACCATCGTCGAACTCTCACCGGCCGACCAGTGGAACGTCCGACGCGGTGACGCGCAACGCATTGGCCGGATCGCCGAACGTTTCAGCCGATTCATCGGGCAAGCGACCTTGCCGGCCGTCGCCGTCGATGTCATCAACGCCGCGCCACCGCATCGGGGATTCGGCAGTGGCACACAACTTTCACTCGCCATCGCCGACGGCTTGCGTCAGTTCACCGGGCTCGCGATGTCCCATGAAACGCTCGCCGTCCAGATCGCCGACCGCGGCAAACGTTCGGCGGTCGGAGTCCACGGGTTCTTCGGCGGCGGAATGATCTTTGAAACCGGCGACGACGACGGAGGAGCACTGAACCCGATTCGACAGCGCATCGAATTGCCACCGTCGTGGCGGCTGGTAACACTTAGCCCCAGCAACATGACACAGACGGTTCATGGCAAACAGGAATCCGATCACTTTGCCAAGCTGCAATCCGGATCATCAGAGGACTCCGATCATTGTCATCGCGAATTGTTGCGAGGGCTGATCAACGACGACATCTTGCCTGCCGCCCGGGCCGGCAACTTCACCGACTTTGCCCGCGCGATTGAAAGCTACAACTACACCAGCGGCATGATGTTCGCCGCAACGCAAGGCGGCCCATACAACGGCCGCTGGGTCACGGAGCTGGTCGCATCGCTTCAGAGTGCCGGCGCGATCGGTGTGGGACAAAGCAGCTGGGGACCGGGCGTGTTCGTCTGGTGCGAAGACGAATCGGCCGCTGCACGACTGGCCGATCAGTTTGCTGACCCGTCAATCGACATCCAAATCGCTCGTATCAAAGACAGCGGGCGAACGGTGGTCAGGGGGTAG
- a CDS encoding DUF447 domain-containing protein, with the protein MILESIVTTIGEDGRVNLAPMGPVLTHPEAMRTAGPADPGFVLRPFEGSRTFENLRATRHATIHVTDDAALFAKAAVSRLDDRSSPLHRSDCGRWAILDHCHRWFAVEVTSVVDSPPRYEMPCRVVDSAIVVPFFGFNRAKHAVIEAAILATRTHLISPAEVRSQLDALRPLVDKTAGSAERDAFDELTAVILQRIDPHAPTGTA; encoded by the coding sequence GTGATCCTGGAATCAATCGTCACGACGATCGGCGAAGACGGCCGAGTCAACCTGGCGCCGATGGGCCCGGTGCTAACGCATCCCGAAGCGATGCGAACCGCCGGACCGGCCGACCCCGGTTTTGTGCTCCGCCCCTTCGAAGGGTCGCGCACGTTTGAAAATCTCCGCGCCACCCGCCACGCGACCATTCACGTCACCGACGACGCCGCGTTGTTTGCCAAGGCGGCGGTCAGTCGGCTGGACGATCGATCGTCTCCGCTGCACCGGTCGGATTGTGGCCGCTGGGCGATCTTGGACCATTGCCATCGCTGGTTCGCCGTCGAAGTGACTTCGGTCGTCGATTCGCCGCCGCGGTACGAGATGCCCTGCCGCGTGGTCGACTCGGCGATCGTCGTACCGTTTTTCGGTTTCAATCGAGCCAAACATGCGGTCATCGAAGCGGCGATCTTGGCGACCCGAACCCATCTGATCTCGCCGGCGGAAGTCCGATCGCAGCTGGATGCGCTGCGCCCCCTGGTCGACAAAACGGCCGGCAGCGCCGAACGGGACGCCTTTGACGAATTGACCGCCGTCATCCTGCAGCGGATCGATCCGCACGCCCCGACAGGAACGGCGTGA
- a CDS encoding anthranilate synthase component II encodes MILLLDNQDSFVHNLARYFRLTGAETRVIRSNQITAGQAIELAPQAIVLSPGPHGPAEAGCCIDLIRQAPGQLPILGVCLGHQAIGAAFGGQIVRNEPRHGMASSITHDGEDLFRDCPSPMDVARYHSLVVSPENLPDCLKVTATCSDDGSVMGLRHRQRPVFGVQFHPESILCDEGHRIIRNFASLTNNRL; translated from the coding sequence ATGATTCTGCTGTTGGACAATCAGGACTCCTTTGTCCACAACTTGGCACGCTATTTTCGCCTTACCGGGGCGGAGACCCGGGTGATTCGCAGCAACCAGATCACGGCCGGCCAGGCGATTGAGCTGGCCCCCCAAGCGATCGTGCTGTCACCAGGCCCCCACGGGCCGGCCGAGGCCGGCTGTTGCATCGACCTGATCCGCCAGGCGCCGGGGCAGCTGCCGATCCTGGGCGTCTGCCTGGGGCATCAAGCGATCGGGGCGGCATTTGGCGGCCAAATCGTTCGCAACGAGCCCCGGCACGGGATGGCCAGCTCGATCACTCACGACGGCGAGGACCTGTTCCGCGATTGCCCCAGTCCGATGGACGTCGCGCGTTATCATTCCCTCGTCGTCTCGCCAGAAAACCTGCCGGACTGCCTGAAAGTCACCGCCACCTGCAGCGACGACGGATCCGTGATGGGGCTGCGACACCGCCAGCGACCGGTCTTCGGCGTGCAATTTCACCCCGAATCGATCCTCTGCGACGAAGGCCACCGAATCATTCGAAACTTCGCCTCCCTGACCAACAACCGTCTCTGA
- the fba gene encoding class II fructose-bisphosphate aldolase (catalyzes the reversible aldol condensation of dihydroxyacetonephosphate and glyceraldehyde 3-phosphate in the Calvin cycle, glycolysis, and/or gluconeogenesis) gives MALVPLRVVLDHAAENDYGVAAFNVNNMEQIQAIMEAAEETDSPVIIQASRGARAYTQDAYLRHLMVAATELYPHIPIVMHQDHGNSPETCKSAIENGFTSVMMDGSLEEDGKTPADYEYNARVTKAVVEMAHAKNVSVEGELGCLGSLESGEGEQEDGHGAVGELTHDQLLTDPDEAQRFVEETGVDALAVAIGTSHGAYKFTKKPTGEVLAMSRIEAIHAKLPNTHLVMHGSSSVPQELQDIINQYGGQMKQTYGVPVEEIQRGIKSGVRKINVDTDCRMAITGAIRKVFAEDPSAFDPRAYLKPARTAMKDVCVARMTAFGQAGNGAKLRATL, from the coding sequence ATGGCATTGGTTCCTCTTCGCGTTGTGCTCGACCACGCCGCAGAAAACGATTACGGCGTTGCGGCATTCAACGTCAACAATATGGAACAGATCCAGGCGATCATGGAAGCCGCCGAAGAAACCGATTCGCCCGTGATCATCCAAGCATCACGCGGTGCACGCGCTTACACGCAGGACGCCTACCTGCGACACCTGATGGTTGCGGCGACCGAATTGTACCCGCACATCCCGATCGTCATGCACCAAGACCATGGCAACAGCCCCGAGACCTGTAAATCGGCGATCGAGAACGGTTTCACCAGTGTGATGATGGACGGCTCGCTGGAAGAAGACGGAAAGACTCCTGCCGATTACGAATACAACGCCCGCGTGACCAAGGCCGTTGTCGAAATGGCACACGCCAAGAACGTCAGCGTCGAAGGCGAACTGGGGTGTCTGGGATCGCTGGAAAGCGGCGAAGGCGAACAGGAAGACGGCCACGGTGCGGTCGGTGAACTGACCCACGACCAATTGCTGACCGATCCCGACGAAGCCCAACGGTTCGTCGAAGAAACCGGCGTCGACGCCCTGGCCGTCGCCATCGGCACCAGCCACGGTGCGTACAAGTTCACCAAAAAGCCGACCGGCGAAGTGCTGGCGATGTCGCGGATCGAAGCAATCCACGCCAAATTGCCCAACACCCACCTGGTCATGCACGGCAGCAGCAGCGTCCCGCAAGAATTGCAGGACATCATCAACCAGTACGGCGGCCAGATGAAGCAAACCTACGGCGTGCCGGTCGAAGAGATCCAGCGTGGGATCAAGAGCGGTGTTCGCAAGATCAACGTCGACACCGATTGCCGCATGGCGATCACCGGCGCGATCCGCAAGGTGTTCGCCGAAGACCCGTCGGCGTTCGACCCGCGTGCCTACCTGAAACCCGCTCGTACCGCGATGAAGGACGTCTGCGTCGCTCGCATGACCGCGTTCGGGCAAGCCGGCAACGGAGCCAAACTCCGCGCGACCCTGTAG
- a CDS encoding pseudouridine synthase: MPRRSYKNSPGKNASGAKRTGAAKPKRGGRKPKTSRATSLASSQPSAPKKSDAKKRPQRSAGATIASTRDQPQRLQRLLAAAGFGSRRQCETLIEEGRVEVDGEIAAELGTIVDPKTSKVFVDGVPLRQQKLVYYAVNKPTGFLSTNADPRGRQRVIDLVPNSERVFPVGRLDQSSQGLMLLTNDGDLAQQLSHPKYGVRKVYRVTVAGKIDGETMRNMRKGIYISDGFVRVEGAKIVKSRARATEMEITLREGKNREIRRILARLGHKVQVLRRIAIGPLRIGDLPVGAHRLLSRDEVARLKKAVEHSRNEVAEEDPRRRSSGAKRTAKKKPAGKRRRAESRNDVTARRTRRKPPTTKFSFKPRKSDDGGSIIGGD; the protein is encoded by the coding sequence ATGCCCCGCCGCTCTTACAAGAACTCACCCGGCAAAAACGCCTCCGGAGCCAAACGGACGGGCGCAGCCAAGCCAAAACGGGGGGGGCGAAAACCGAAAACCTCACGGGCCACCAGCCTGGCAAGCTCGCAGCCGTCGGCGCCAAAAAAGAGCGACGCAAAGAAGCGCCCCCAGCGATCTGCCGGCGCGACGATCGCCAGCACGCGCGACCAACCACAACGGTTACAGCGACTGCTGGCGGCCGCCGGTTTTGGCAGCCGACGCCAATGTGAAACGCTGATCGAAGAAGGCCGGGTGGAAGTCGACGGAGAAATCGCGGCGGAACTCGGCACCATCGTCGACCCCAAAACCAGCAAGGTGTTCGTCGACGGAGTTCCGCTGCGACAGCAGAAACTGGTCTATTACGCCGTCAATAAACCGACCGGATTCCTGAGCACCAACGCAGACCCCCGCGGACGACAACGCGTCATCGACCTGGTTCCCAACAGCGAGCGTGTCTTTCCCGTCGGCCGACTGGACCAAAGCAGCCAAGGGCTGATGCTGTTAACCAACGACGGAGACTTGGCTCAACAGCTCTCGCACCCCAAATACGGTGTCCGCAAGGTCTATCGCGTCACGGTGGCGGGCAAGATCGACGGCGAAACGATGCGAAACATGCGCAAGGGGATCTACATCTCCGACGGTTTCGTTCGCGTCGAAGGGGCCAAGATCGTGAAGTCGCGGGCCCGGGCGACGGAGATGGAAATCACGCTCCGCGAAGGGAAGAACCGCGAAATCCGCCGCATCCTGGCGCGGCTGGGGCACAAGGTCCAAGTCTTGCGGCGGATCGCGATCGGTCCGCTGCGGATCGGCGACCTGCCGGTCGGGGCACACCGATTGCTCTCTCGTGACGAAGTCGCGAGGCTGAAGAAAGCGGTCGAGCACAGTCGCAATGAAGTCGCCGAGGAAGATCCACGACGCCGATCGTCGGGAGCGAAACGGACGGCGAAGAAGAAACCGGCCGGAAAACGACGCCGTGCCGAAAGCCGCAACGACGTCACCGCACGGCGGACCCGCCGAAAGCCCCCGACGACAAAGTTCTCGTTCAAACCGAGGAAGTCCGACGACGGCGGTTCGATCATCGGCGGGGACTGA